The following are encoded together in the Labrus mixtus chromosome 2, fLabMix1.1, whole genome shotgun sequence genome:
- the myh11a gene encoding myosin-11a isoform X1, whose product MSKKAPSEDEKFLFVDKDFLNSPMAQADWSAKKLVWIPSERHGFEAASIKEEHGDEVLVELADNAKKMTVNKDDIQKMNPPKFSKVEDMAELTCLNEASVLHNIRERYFSGLIYTYSGLFCVVVNPYKMLPIYSEKIIEMYKGKKRHEVPPHIYSIADNAYRNMMQDREDQSILCTGESGAGKTENTKKVIQYLALVASSHKGKKDSSAQQSGAQFAYGELEKQLLQANPILEAFGNAKTIKNDNSSRFGKFIRINFDVTGYIVGANIETYLLEKSRCIRQAKTERAFHIFYYMIAGAKDKLREELLLEPFSNYRFLSSGHVQITGQEDNELYEETMEAMNIMGLTEEERTDIMKVCSTVMQLGNIEFKKERNQEQATMPDNTAAQKVCHLQGINVTDFTRAILTPRIKVGREVVQKAQTKEQADFATEALAKAVFERLFRWILARVNKALDKTKRQGASFLGILDIAGFEIFEDNSFEQLCINYTNEKLQQLFNHTMFILEQEEYQREGIEWNFIDFGLDLQPCIELIERPNNPPGVLALLDEECWFPKATDVSFVEKLMNTQGSHVKFAKPKQLKDKTEFSLLHYAGKVDYNATAWLTKNMDPLNDNVTTLLSNSSSQFVQDLWKDADRVVGLDTLAKMTDSSMPSGSKTKKGMFRTVGQLYKESLAKLMTTLHNTQPNFVRCIIPNHEKRAGKLDAHLVLEQLRCNGVLEGIRICRQGFPNRIVFQEFRQRYEILAANAIPKGFMDGKQACCLMIKHLDLDPNLYRIGQSKVFFRTGVLAQLEEERDLKITVVIIAFQAQARGFLARKAFAKRQQQLTAMKVIQRNCAAYLKLRNWQWWRLFTKVKPLLQVTRQEEEMSLKDEELTKAKEVAVKVESELKEITLKHTSVLEERNALQEQLQAETELYAEAEEMRVRLAAKKQELEEILHEMEARLDEEEDRAQTLLLDKKKMQQQMQELEEHLEEEEDARQKLQLEKVTCEGKVKKLEDDILVMEDHNNKLLKERKLMEERIADFSTNLAEEEEKSKNLTKLKNKHESMISELEVRLKKEEKGRQELDKAKRKLEAESSDLQEQIADLQAQIADLKAQLAKKEEELQNALARLEDETAQKNNALKKIRELEGHISDLQEDLDSERAARNKAEKIKRDLGEELEALKSELEDTLDTTATQQELRAKREQEVNLLKRAIEDENRTHEAQIQEMRQKHTQSTEELTEQLEQSKRVKSNLEKAKQALEKETSELTIEVRSLAQAKQDGEHKRKKLEGQVADLQSRFNDSEKQKAELGERCNKVTIELESVTNLLNEAEGKNIKLSKDVSSFSSQLQDTQELLAEETRQKLQFSAKLRQAEDDKNSLQEQLEEETEAKRNVERHVSTLNLQLSDSKKKLEEMSGNIELLEEGKKRLQRDLEAANGQFEEKASAYDKLEKTKNRLQQELEDTLMDLDNQRQIVSNLEKKQKKFDQMLAEEKSISSKYADERDRAEAEAREKETKALSLARALDEAQDSREELERANKALRMEMEDLISSKDDVGKNVHELEKSKRGLEAQVEEMKTQLEELEDELQAAEDAKLRLEVNMQALKAQFERDLQGRDEMGEEKKRQLVKQVRELETELEDERKQKALAAGAKKKLETDIKDLEGQMETASKGRDEAIKQLRKLQAQMKDFQRELEDAHAAREEVLATAKESEKKSKSLEAELMQLQEDLAAAERARKQAEAERDELSDELASNSSGKSALAEEKRRLEAKISQLEEELEEEQGNMEIINDRLRKSTQQVDQLNNELQTERTTSQKNESARQQMERQNKELKAKLQEMENQVKSKFKSSISGLEAKVAQLEEQLEQESREKQAGAKSMRQKDKKLKDLIMQVEDERKQGEQYKDQAEKSNARMKQLKRQLEESEEESQRATAARRKLQRELDEATETNDTMSREVTSLKSKLRRGNEPSFGSTPRRIGGGRRVVEDASEEETDSQIDFNGTKAAE is encoded by the exons ATGTCCAAGAAGGCCCCGAGCGAGGACGAAAAGTTCCTCTTCGTAGACAAAGACTTCTTGAACAGCCCGATGGCTCAAGCCGACTGGTCGGCCAAGAAGCTGGTGTGGATCCCGTCGGAGAGGCATGGCTTTGAGGCGGCCAGCATCAAGGAGGAGCACGGCGATGAGGTGCTGGTTGAGCTGGCTGACAATGCCAAGAAGATGACGGTCAACAAGGATGACATTCAGAAGATGAACCCGCCCAAGTTCAGCAAGGTTGAGGACATGGCCGAGCTCACCTGCCTGAACGAAGCATCCGTGTTGCACAATATACGCGAGCGGTACTTCTCTGGCCTTATTTAT ACGTACTCTGGTCTGTTCTGCGTGGTGGTGAACCCCTATAAAATGCTGCCAATTTACTCAGAGAAGATCATTGAAATGTACAAAGGCAAGAAAAGACATGAAGTCCCCCCTCACATCTACTCCATCGCTGATAATGCTTACAGGAACATGATGCAAG ATCGTGAGGATCAGTCCATTCTCTGCAC AGGAGAGTCTGGTGCAGGGAAGACAGAGAACACCAAGAAGGTCATCCAGTATCTGGCTCTAGTGGCCTCCTCACACAAAGGCAAGAAGGACAGCAGCGCT CAACAATCAGGAGCACAGTTTGCCTAC GGGGAGCTGGAGAAGCAGCTTTTGCAGGCCAATCCCATTCTGGAGGCCTTTGGAAATGCCAAGACCATCAAAAATGACAACTCCTCCCGATTT GGTAAATTCATCCGTATCAACTTTGATGTGACTGGCTACATCGTTGGAGCCAATATTGAGACTT ACCTGCTGGAGAAGTCTCGCTGTATCAGAcaagcaaagacagaaagagctTTCCACATCTTCTACTACATGATTGCTGGTGCCAAGGACAAACTGCGTG aggagCTTCTTTTGGAGCCATTCAGTAATTACCGCTTCCTGAGCTCAGGCCACGTTCAGATCACAGGCCAGGAAGACAATGAACTGTACGAAGAGACCATGGAGGCCATGAATATCATGGGCCTCACTGAGGAAGAGAGAACCG ATATCATGAAGGTGTGCTCCACAGTCATGCAGCTGGGAAACATTGAGTTCAAAAAAGAAAGGAATCAGGAGCAGGCCACTATGCCTGACAACACTG ccGCTCAGAAGGTCTGTCACCTACAGGGCATCAACGTGACAGACTTTACCCGTGCAATCCTCACCCCTCGTATCAAAGTGGGCAGGGAGGTGGTGCAGAAGGCTCAGACCAAAGAGCAG GCTGACTTTGCTACTGAAGCTTTGGCTAAAGCTGTGTTTGAGAGACTGTTCCGCTGGATCCTGGCCCGAGTCAACAAGGCCCTGGATAAGACCAAACGCCAGGGAGCTTCCTTCCTGGGAATACTTGACATTGCAGGCTTTGAAATCTTTGAG GACAACTCATTTGAGCAGCTGTGTATAAACTACACCAATGAGAAGCTTCAGCAGCTCTTCAACCACACCATGTTCAtcctggagcaggaggagtacCAGAGGGAGGGCATCGAGTGGAACTTCATTGACTTTGGTCTGGACCTGCAGCCCTGCATCGAGCTCATTGAGAGACCC AACAACCCTCCAGGCGTCCTGGCCCTGCTGGATGAAGAGTGTTGGTTCCCTAAAGCCACAGACGTCTCCTTTGTGGAGAAACTTATGAACACCCAAGGGAGCCATGTGAAATTTGCCAAGCCTAAGCAGCTGAAAGACAAGACAGAGTTTTCTCTTCTACATTATGCTGGAAAG GTGGACTATAATGCCACAGCTTGGCTGACAAAGAATATGGACCCTCTGAATGACAATGTCACAACGCTGCTCAGCAACTCCTCCAGCCAGTTTGTGCAAGACCTCTGGAAAGATG CTGACAGAGTGGTGGGTCTTGACACTTTAGCCAAGATGACAGACAGCTCCATGCCGAGCGGCTCGAAGACCAAGAAGGGGATGTTCCGCACAGTGGGACAGCTCTACAAAGAGTCTCTGGCCAAACTTATGACCACACTGCACAACACCCAGCCCAACTTTGTCAGATGCATCATCCCCAACCACGAGAAGAGG GCAGGGAAGCTGGATGCTCACCTGGTCCTAGAGCAGCTGAGGTGTAACGGTGTGTTGGAGGGGATCAGAATCTGCAGACAAGGATTTCCCAATAGAATAGTTTTCCAGGAGTTCCGCCAGCG CTATGAGATCCTTGCTGCTAACGCTATCCCCAAAGGTTTCATGGATGGCAAACAGGCCTGTTGCCTCATG ATCAAGCATCTAGACTTGGACCCCAACCTGTACAGGATCGGACAGAGCAAGGTGTTCTTTCGCACAGGAGTGCTGGcccagctggaggaggaaagagatCTGAAGATCACAGTGGTCATCATTGCTTTCCAGGCCCAGGCTAGAGGCTTCTTGGCAAGAAA GGCATTTGCCAAGAGACAACAGCAACTGACAGCCATGAAAGTGATCCAGAGGAACTGTGCTGCCTACCTCAAACTAAGGAACTGGCAGTGGTGGAGGCTCTTCACAAAG GTCAAGCCTCTGCTGCAAGTGACccgacaggaggaggagatgagtcTGAAGGATGAAGAGCTGACGAAGGCCAAAGAAGTGGCTGTAAAGGTTGAATCTGAACTGAAGGAGATCACCTTAAAACACACATCG GTCTTGGAGGAGAGGAACGCGCTGCAGGAGCAGCTTCAAGCAGAGACAGAGCTGTATGCCGAGGCTGAGGAGATGAGAGTTCGTCTTGCAGCTAAGAAACAGGAGTTGGAGGAGATTCTCCATGAGATGGAGGCGAGgctggatgaagaggaagatCGTGCTCAGACGCTGTTATTGGATAAGAAGAAAATGCAACAGCAAATGCAG GAATTGGAAGAACatctggaggaggaagaagatgcCCGTCAAAAGCTACAGCTGGAGAAGGTCACCTGTGAGGGGAAGGTCAAAAAGCTGGAGGATGACATCCTGGTGATGGAGGACCACAACAACAAGCtgctgaag GAGAGGAAGCTGATGGAGGAGCGGATTGCAGACTTCAGTACAAACCttgcagaggaagaagagaagtcAAAGAACCTCACCaagctgaaaaataaacatgagtCTATGATCTCTGAACTAGAAG TCCGCttgaaaaaggaagagaagggTCGACAGGAGCTTGATAAGGCTAAGCGCAAGTTGGAAGCAGAATCCAGTGACCTGCAAGAGCAGATAGCCGACCTGCAGGCCCAGATCGCTGACCTGAAAGCCCAGCTAgcaaagaaggaggaggagttacagaacGCATTGGCAAG GTTAGAAGATGAGACAGCTCAGAAGAACAACGCTCTGAAGAAGATCAGAGAGCTGGAGGGACACATCTCTGACCTGCAGGAAGACCTGGACTCTGAGCGGGCGGCTAGGAACAAGGCGGAGAAGATCAAACGGGACCTTGGGGAGGAGTTAGAGGCTCTTAAGTCTGAGCTAGAGGACACTTTGGACACCACTGCCACACAGCAGGAACTAAG GGCCAAACGTGAGCAAGAGGTGAATCTGCTGAAGAGAGCCATCGAAGACGAGAACCGGACCCATGAAGCTCAGATACAGGAgatgagacagaaacacacccaGTCTACTGAGGAGCTCACAGAGCAGCTGGAGCAGTCCAAACGA GTGAAGTCAAATCTGGAAAAAGCTAAACAAGCTCTGGAGAAAGAGACATCAGAACTAACCATTGAGGTGCGCTCACTCGCTCAAGCCAAACAAGACGGAGAGCACAAGAGGAAGAAGTTGGAAGGTCAGGTGGCAGATCTGCAGTCACGCTTCAATGACAGCGAGAAGCAAAAGGCCGAGCTGGGAGAGCGCTGCAATAAAGTCACT ATTGAATTGGAGAGTGTGACAAACCTTTTGAATGAAGCAGAAGGAAAGAACATCAAACTGAGCAAAGATGTGTCCAGCTTTTCCTCCCAGCTCCAAGACACACAG GAACTGCTGGCTGAAGAGACGCGTCAGAAACTGCAGTTCTCTGCAAAGCTGCGGCAAGCCGAAGATGACAAGAATAGCTTGCAGGAGCAGCTTGAAGAGGAGACGGAGGCCAAGAGGAACGTGGAGAGACATGTGTCCACCCTTAACCTTCAG TTGTCAGACTCTAAGAAGAAGCTGGAGGAAATGTCTGGAAACATTGAGCTGCTGGAGGAAGGCAAGAAACGTCTGCAGAGAGATCTGGAGGCAGCAAACGGCCAGTTTGAGGAGAAGGCCTCAGCGTACGACAAGTTAGAGAAGACCAAAaaccgtctgcagcaggagctAGAGGACACGCTGATGGACCTGGACAACCAGAGACAGATTGTGTCAAACctggagaagaagcagaagaagtttGACCAG ATGCTAGCTGAGGAGAAGAGTATCTCCAGTAAATACGCAGATGAGAGAGACCGAGCTGAAGCCGAGGCCAGAGAGAAGGAGACCAAGGCTTTGTCCCTGGCCAGAGCTCTAGATGAGGCCCAGGACTCCAGAGAGGAGCTGGAAAGAGCTAACAAGGCTCtcaggatggagatggaggaCCTGATCAGCTCGAAGGATGATGTGGGGAAAAAT GTCCACGAGCTGGAGAAGTCCAAGCGAGGCCTGGAGGCCCaggtggaggagatgaagacCCAGCTGGAGGAGCtagaggacgagctgcaggcgGCTGAGGATGCTAAACTCCGTCTTGAGGTCAACATGCAGGCCCTGAAGGCCCAGTTTGAGAGGGACCTCCAGGGAAGAGATGAGatgggagaggagaagaagagacagCTTGTCAAGCAG GTTCGGGAGCTGGAGACTGAGTTGGAGGATGAACGTAAGCAAAAAGCCCTGGCAGCAGGAGCCAAGAAGAAGCTGGAGACGGACATTAAAGATCTGGAGGGACAGATGGAGACGGCCAGTAAGGGACGAGATGAAGCCATCAAACAACTCCGCAAGCTTCAG GCCCAGATGAAGGACTTCCAGAGGGAGTTGGAAGACGCACATGCTGCCAGAGAGGAGGTTCTGGCTACCGCAAAGGAGAGTGAAAAGAAGTCCAAGAGTCTGGAGGCTGAGCTCATGCAGCTACAGGAG GATCTGGCTGCAGCTGAGAGGGCACGTAAGCAGGCAGAGGCTGAGAGAGATGAGCTGTCTGATGAGCTGGCCAGCAACTCCTCTGGAAA GTCAGCCTTGGCGGAGGAGAAACGTCGCCTGGAAGCTAAGATCTCACAGctagaggaggagctggaggaagaaCAGGGCAACATGGAGATCATCAATGACAGACTGAGGAAGAGTACGCAGCAG GTGGATCAGCTGAACAACGAGCTGCAGACAGAGCGCACCACCTCCCAGAAGAATGAGAGCGCTCGGCAGCAGATGGAACGCCAGAACAAGGAGCTGAAGGCCAAGCTCCAAGAAATGGAGAACCAGGTCAAGTCCAAATTCAAGTCTTCCATCTCTGGCTTGGAGGCTAAAGTAgcacagctggaggagcagctggagcaggagagcaG AGAGAAGCAGGCGGGTGCTAAGAGTATGCGACAGAAAGACAAGAAGCTGAAGGACCTGATAATGCAGGTGGAAGACGAAAGGAAGCAGGGAGAGCAGTACAAGGACCAG GCGGAGAAGTCGAATGCCCGCATGAAGCAGCTGAAGAGGCAGCTGGAGGAGTCAGAAGAGGAGTCTCAGCGTGCTACAGCCGCCCGCAGGAAGCTGCAGCGGGAGCTGGATGAAGCCACTGAGACAAACGACACCATGAGCCGTGAGGTCACCTCTCTTAAGAGCAAACTCAG GCGTGGAAATGAGCCCTCCTTTGGCAGCACACCTCGGCGTATCGGCGGAGGCCGAAGGGTGGTTGAGGATGCctcagaggaggagactgactCCCAAATCGACTTCAATGGAACaaaggctgctgagtaa